The following coding sequences are from one Sphingomonadaceae bacterium OTU29LAMAA1 window:
- a CDS encoding NUDIX domain-containing protein — MRREIVEELGIVVVAARLLCFVDQIDVARGTHWVAPIYRADAFTGTPRNMEPAKHHGPEWFPLDAMPDALTTPTKAAMTALRTESLEPPFR; from the coding sequence ATGCGACGGGAGATCGTCGAGGAGTTGGGCATCGTCGTGGTCGCCGCACGCTTGCTGTGCTTCGTCGACCAGATCGACGTGGCGCGGGGGACGCATTGGGTCGCACCGATCTATCGCGCCGATGCCTTCACTGGAACTCCGCGCAATATGGAGCCGGCGAAGCACCACGGACCTGAATGGTTTCCGCTGGATGCCATGCCCGATGCGCTGACCACCCCGACGAAAGCTGCGATGACCGCGCTGCGGACGGAGTCACTGGAACCGCCGTTTCGCTAG
- a CDS encoding GGDEF domain-containing protein produces MPKWPPIRCIVATLLLLLASIVAAPAVAATGTPLRTCILPATLLSGIAGDALPGALFAHPDRFDCTTRATDFGAGDFWVLSQPLPQAAVGGPVTQVRQASLWQNRVTLYVLYADGAIRHIGFTSATAGEHLMLGAVVQLALPRHHVHPTRLLWHIEGSLNRRGVLVGPALVDHRTAANTEITMAALYAAFAGMCLALLVYNLALWAALRQAFQPAYCLMVLCLLAYAFTSSGLLGQLTGIDNNDRQRLSYVLLGWSAATAMVFARAFLEQRVFDGWLRPYSNLVIAFLLIATGSYAILSPRFADITDPLSTFAYLLVITWLVPVLVRAWRRRSNYLWIFALAWGAPVALAGVRVLAAFNLIGWQMWIDNSTLLAMALEAALSSLGVAYRIRLLSVERDEAREQEIAARLLAATDPLTGLLNRRAFLDNAIGRTEDHQLILIDIDHFKSINETIGHDGGDEVLRVIARALRASATPEALVARVGGEEFAMIAPAEAPLDARGVLDRLRMERMPFDLTVTASIGTCIGPLTRETDWKAMYRCADRALFEAKAAGRDRVRNGATLADAA; encoded by the coding sequence ATGCCGAAGTGGCCTCCGATCCGGTGCATCGTTGCCACCCTGCTGCTGCTGCTGGCAAGCATCGTCGCTGCGCCGGCGGTCGCGGCTACCGGTACGCCGCTGCGGACCTGCATCTTGCCCGCAACATTGTTGTCCGGGATCGCTGGCGACGCGTTGCCAGGGGCGCTGTTCGCGCATCCCGACCGGTTCGATTGTACGACCAGAGCGACCGATTTCGGCGCGGGCGATTTCTGGGTCCTGTCGCAACCGCTGCCACAGGCTGCAGTGGGCGGCCCCGTCACCCAGGTCCGGCAGGCGAGCCTGTGGCAGAACCGGGTCACCCTCTACGTCCTGTATGCCGATGGCGCGATCCGGCATATCGGCTTCACCAGCGCCACCGCCGGTGAGCATCTGATGCTGGGCGCCGTGGTGCAGCTGGCATTGCCACGCCATCACGTCCACCCGACGCGGCTGCTCTGGCATATCGAGGGATCGCTCAATCGTCGTGGCGTACTGGTAGGACCGGCGCTGGTCGATCACCGCACCGCTGCCAATACCGAAATTACGATGGCGGCGCTCTATGCGGCCTTCGCCGGCATGTGCCTGGCATTGCTCGTCTACAATCTGGCGCTTTGGGCAGCACTGCGGCAGGCGTTCCAGCCGGCTTATTGCCTGATGGTGTTGTGCCTGCTGGCCTATGCCTTCACCTCATCGGGGCTGCTCGGCCAGTTGACCGGTATCGACAACAACGATCGGCAGCGGCTGAGCTATGTGCTGCTCGGCTGGTCCGCCGCGACCGCGATGGTGTTCGCCCGCGCATTTCTGGAACAGCGCGTCTTCGACGGCTGGCTGCGGCCGTACAGCAACCTCGTCATCGCGTTCCTGCTGATCGCCACCGGCAGCTACGCCATTCTGTCACCGCGCTTTGCGGACATTACCGATCCGCTGAGCACCTTCGCGTATCTGCTGGTGATCACCTGGCTGGTGCCGGTGCTTGTCCGCGCCTGGCGGCGGCGCAGCAACTATCTCTGGATCTTCGCCCTCGCCTGGGGCGCGCCGGTTGCGCTGGCCGGCGTCCGTGTCCTCGCCGCGTTCAACCTGATCGGCTGGCAGATGTGGATCGACAATTCGACGCTGCTGGCGATGGCGCTGGAGGCGGCGCTGTCGTCGCTCGGCGTCGCCTATCGCATTCGCCTGCTCAGCGTCGAGCGGGACGAGGCACGCGAGCAGGAGATCGCCGCCCGCCTGCTCGCCGCGACCGATCCGCTGACCGGCCTGCTCAACCGCCGCGCTTTTCTGGACAATGCGATCGGGCGGACGGAAGACCACCAGCTGATCCTGATCGACATCGACCATTTCAAGAGCATCAACGAGACGATCGGCCATGACGGCGGCGACGAGGTGCTGCGCGTGATCGCAAGGGCCTTGCGCGCCTCCGCGACGCCCGAGGCGCTGGTAGCGCGCGTCGGCGGCGAGGAATTCGCGATGATCGCTCCGGCCGAGGCGCCACTCGACGCGCGTGGCGTGCTCGACAGGCTGCGCATGGAGCGGATGCCGTTCGACCTGACCGTCACTGCCAGCATCGGCACCTGCATCGGCCCGCTGACCCGCGAGACTGACTGGAAGGCGATGTATCGCTGCGCCGATCGCGCCTTGTTCGAGGCGAAGGCGGCAGGCCGCGACCGCGTGCGTAACGGCGCGACGCTTGCCGACGCCGCCTGA
- a CDS encoding NAD-dependent succinate-semialdehyde dehydrogenase, protein MFTSIDPATGIAGASIAELTAAELEDKIARAAAAYVRWRTTTYDERTALLERIAEQFEANVRELAEIATREMGKTLSSAIAEVQKCAAAFRHYAQEGPAMLAPATFQTPNGPATARWLPLGPVLAVMPWNFPYWQVVRFAAPTIMAGNVGLLKHASLTQGCGAAIERMIVAAGAPAGLFQNLAIKSDKVDALIADSRIVAVTLTGSESAGIKVAEAAGRHLKKAVLELGGSDPFIVMPSADLDAAVQQAVKARVQNTGQSCICAKRMIVHTDVYDAFLERFSTAMRAVKAGDPMDGDTDMGPLSSEEQRATTLGQLEAIRRAGGKLLFGGEALPGRGAYMSAGILVDVPIDHPAAQEELFGPVAMVFRAADIDAAIALANDVPFGLGSSVWTRDPAERDRFERDIEAGMIAVNAMLASSPEAPFGGIKRSGYGRELGPYGLHEFMNLKTVIG, encoded by the coding sequence ATGTTCACAAGTATCGATCCCGCTACCGGCATCGCCGGCGCCAGCATTGCCGAGCTCACCGCCGCCGAACTGGAGGACAAGATCGCCCGCGCCGCTGCCGCGTATGTGCGATGGCGGACGACGACGTACGACGAGCGGACCGCCTTGCTGGAACGTATCGCGGAACAGTTCGAGGCCAATGTGCGCGAACTGGCGGAGATCGCGACGCGCGAGATGGGCAAGACCCTGTCATCGGCCATCGCCGAGGTGCAGAAATGCGCCGCGGCGTTTCGTCACTATGCCCAGGAGGGACCGGCGATGCTCGCGCCGGCAACGTTCCAGACGCCAAACGGTCCCGCCACCGCGCGCTGGCTGCCGCTGGGACCGGTACTGGCCGTCATGCCGTGGAATTTCCCGTACTGGCAGGTCGTTCGCTTTGCCGCGCCGACGATCATGGCGGGCAATGTCGGGTTGCTGAAGCATGCTTCGCTGACGCAAGGGTGCGGCGCGGCGATCGAACGGATGATCGTCGCGGCGGGTGCGCCCGCCGGCTTGTTTCAGAACCTTGCGATCAAGAGCGACAAGGTTGATGCCCTGATCGCAGATTCGCGCATCGTTGCGGTGACGCTGACCGGCAGCGAGAGCGCGGGGATCAAGGTCGCCGAGGCGGCGGGGCGTCACCTGAAGAAAGCGGTGCTGGAACTGGGTGGGTCGGATCCGTTTATCGTCATGCCCTCGGCCGATCTAGACGCTGCGGTCCAGCAGGCGGTGAAGGCGCGGGTGCAGAACACCGGCCAGTCGTGCATCTGCGCCAAACGGATGATCGTCCATACCGACGTCTATGATGCTTTCCTGGAGCGGTTCTCGACGGCGATGCGCGCAGTCAAGGCCGGCGATCCGATGGACGGCGACACCGACATGGGACCGCTGTCGAGCGAAGAGCAGCGCGCCACCACGCTCGGCCAGCTCGAGGCGATCCGGCGCGCCGGCGGCAAGCTGTTGTTCGGCGGCGAGGCGTTGCCAGGCAGGGGCGCTTATATGTCGGCCGGAATATTGGTCGACGTGCCGATCGATCATCCGGCGGCGCAGGAGGAATTGTTCGGTCCTGTCGCGATGGTGTTCCGCGCCGCCGATATCGACGCCGCGATCGCGCTGGCGAACGACGTGCCGTTCGGCCTCGGATCGTCGGTCTGGACACGCGACCCGGCCGAGCGCGACCGGTTCGAGCGGGATATCGAGGCTGGCATGATCGCGGTGAACGCGATGCTGGCCTCCAGTCCGGAGGCCCCGTTCGGCGGTATCAAGCGGTCGGGTTACGGGCGGGAGCTCGGTCCATACGGGCTGCACGAATTCATGAACCTGAAGACCGTGATCGGCTGA
- a CDS encoding exodeoxyribonuclease VII small subunit translates to MDTPIETLSFEDALKELERIVGRLESGEATLDESIQLYERGDRLRQRCAERLDAAQARIEAIRLDADGKAAGTRPFAAG, encoded by the coding sequence ATGGATACGCCGATCGAAACCCTGTCGTTCGAGGACGCCCTCAAGGAACTGGAACGCATCGTCGGCCGGTTGGAAAGCGGAGAGGCGACGCTGGACGAGTCGATCCAGCTTTACGAGCGGGGCGACCGCCTGCGCCAGCGCTGCGCGGAACGGCTCGACGCCGCGCAGGCCCGGATCGAGGCAATCCGTCTGGATGCCGACGGCAAGGCCGCCGGTACCCGCCCCTTTGCCGCGGGCTGA
- a CDS encoding polyprenyl synthetase family protein produces the protein MQPALADAMATVSADIDARFDRLLAVPDDPRSSLYEAMRHAAIGGGKRLRPLLLCATADLFGVSRDCSGEVATAVEAIHVYSLIHDDLPAMDDDDLRRGKPTVHKAYDEATAILAGDCLHALAFEILADPDTHPDPFVRADLVMELARASGPSGMAGGQMMDLVAERSRFDLPTVTRLQQMKTGALISVSVEMGAILGRVPPEGRTGLRGYAHDLGLAFQIADDLLDAEGDEAIAGKKLRKDEGAGKETFLSLLGIDRAREQCRMLVDQAVQHLHGHGPEADVLRDVARYVVERDH, from the coding sequence ATGCAGCCTGCGTTAGCGGACGCCATGGCGACCGTGTCGGCCGACATCGACGCGCGGTTCGACCGATTGCTTGCGGTGCCGGACGATCCCCGGTCGAGCCTGTATGAAGCGATGCGCCATGCCGCGATCGGCGGCGGCAAGCGGCTGCGACCGCTGCTGCTGTGCGCCACCGCCGACCTGTTTGGCGTGTCGCGCGACTGTTCGGGCGAGGTCGCGACGGCTGTGGAAGCGATCCACGTCTATTCGCTGATCCACGACGACCTGCCGGCGATGGACGACGACGATCTGCGCCGCGGCAAGCCGACCGTGCACAAGGCGTATGACGAGGCGACGGCCATCCTCGCGGGCGATTGCCTGCACGCACTGGCATTCGAGATTCTCGCCGATCCCGATACGCATCCGGACCCGTTCGTGCGCGCCGATCTGGTGATGGAACTCGCTCGCGCGTCCGGCCCTTCGGGCATGGCGGGCGGGCAGATGATGGATCTGGTCGCCGAACGATCACGGTTCGACCTGCCGACCGTCACCCGGTTGCAGCAGATGAAGACCGGTGCGTTGATTTCTGTATCGGTCGAAATGGGCGCGATTCTGGGCCGGGTGCCGCCGGAGGGTCGCACCGGCCTGCGCGGCTATGCCCACGACCTCGGCCTCGCCTTCCAGATCGCCGACGATCTGCTCGATGCCGAGGGCGACGAGGCGATCGCCGGCAAGAAGCTGCGCAAGGACGAGGGCGCGGGCAAGGAGACGTTCCTGTCGCTGCTCGGCATCGACCGTGCGCGCGAACAATGCCGCATGCTGGTGGATCAGGCGGTGCAGCATCTGCATGGCCATGGGCCAGAGGCGGATGTGTTGCGCGACGTTGCGCGCTACGTGGTCGAACGGGACCATTGA
- the coaD gene encoding pantetheine-phosphate adenylyltransferase, whose product MSERIGVYPGTFDPVTLGHMDIIRRGAKLVDRLVIGVTTNPSKSPMFTIEERMAIVRREVADVGGAIDVVAFDSLLMDFAEREGAKVIIRGLRAVADFEYEYQMAGMNQQINPRVETVFLMADVALQPIASRLVKEIALFGGPIGKFVTPAVCEEVVARVEVLGRKGS is encoded by the coding sequence ATGAGTGAACGGATCGGCGTCTATCCCGGCACTTTCGACCCCGTGACGCTGGGGCATATGGACATCATTCGCCGCGGTGCGAAGCTGGTCGACAGACTGGTGATCGGGGTGACGACCAATCCATCCAAATCGCCGATGTTCACGATCGAGGAACGGATGGCGATCGTGCGCCGAGAGGTGGCAGATGTCGGGGGTGCGATCGACGTCGTCGCGTTCGATTCACTGCTGATGGATTTCGCCGAGCGCGAGGGTGCGAAGGTCATCATCCGCGGTCTGCGTGCGGTAGCCGACTTCGAGTACGAATATCAGATGGCGGGGATGAACCAGCAGATCAACCCGCGGGTCGAGACGGTATTCCTGATGGCAGACGTCGCGCTGCAACCGATCGCCAGTCGATTGGTCAAGGAAATCGCGCTGTTCGGCGGACCGATCGGGAAGTTCGTGACACCCGCCGTTTGCGAGGAGGTCGTTGCGCGAGTCGAGGTGCTGGGCCGCAAGGGCAGCTGA
- a CDS encoding peptidylprolyl isomerase gives MRPFARLFAFLLCLFAVPAFAQTLPVEVAGRATPPLTTDKENLWLLDLSDGGRVTIWLRPDVAPKMVERVKLLTRQGFYNGLAFHRVIDGFMAQGGDPKGDGTGGSTLPNVAAEFNYLPHVRGVVSAARADDENSANSQFFIVFQPRLNLDKKYTVFGRVIEGMQYVDAIERGEPPTDPTKVIRAYIAADNPPPYTPAAAPAPVTLGAPVTLPGSSSPAGKAVPKRASATRAPAAAK, from the coding sequence ATGCGTCCGTTCGCCCGTTTGTTCGCGTTCCTCCTGTGCCTGTTCGCGGTGCCTGCATTCGCGCAGACGCTGCCGGTAGAGGTCGCCGGCCGCGCTACCCCGCCGCTGACCACCGACAAGGAAAATCTGTGGCTCCTCGACCTTTCCGACGGTGGACGGGTAACGATCTGGCTGCGTCCTGACGTGGCGCCGAAGATGGTCGAGCGGGTGAAGCTGCTGACCCGCCAGGGCTTCTACAACGGTCTTGCATTTCATCGCGTGATCGACGGCTTCATGGCGCAGGGCGGCGATCCCAAGGGCGACGGCACCGGCGGGTCGACGCTCCCCAATGTCGCCGCGGAGTTCAACTACCTCCCCCACGTCCGCGGCGTCGTGTCCGCGGCACGTGCCGATGACGAGAACAGCGCCAACAGCCAGTTCTTCATCGTCTTCCAGCCGCGCCTCAACCTGGACAAAAAGTACACCGTTTTCGGCCGTGTGATCGAGGGCATGCAATATGTCGACGCGATCGAACGCGGTGAGCCGCCGACGGACCCCACCAAGGTCATCCGCGCCTATATCGCCGCCGACAACCCTCCCCCCTACACGCCTGCCGCCGCGCCTGCGCCGGTAACGCTCGGCGCGCCCGTGACTCTGCCCGGCAGCAGCAGTCCGGCGGGCAAGGCCGTACCGAAGCGCGCGTCCGCCACCAGGGCACCCGCTGCCGCAAAGTGA
- the queA gene encoding tRNA preQ1(34) S-adenosylmethionine ribosyltransferase-isomerase QueA translates to MKVDLFDFVLPPERIALRPAVPRDTARLLVLDGNATRDLTVGDLPDQLRAGDCLVFNDTRVIPARLDGRRGDAKIGATLHKREGARRWRAFIRNAKRLRDGDAIDFGNGVTATASDRAEDGSFALDFAGDEPVELLLERAGRMPLPPYIAAKRPTDAQDADDYQTMFAAEPGAVAAPTAALHFTPDLIAALDKAGVSHEMLTLHVGAGTFLPVKADDTADHRMHAEWGRIDAATADRLNAVRARGGRVIAIGTTSLRLIESATGEDGVIRPLAGDTSIFITPGYVFRGIDGLLTNFHLPKSTLFMLVSALMGRERMQAAYAHAIDRGYRFYSYGDASLLIP, encoded by the coding sequence GTGAAAGTCGACCTCTTCGATTTCGTGCTGCCGCCGGAACGCATCGCGCTGCGGCCGGCGGTGCCGCGCGACACTGCCCGGCTGCTGGTGCTTGATGGCAATGCGACGCGCGATCTGACGGTGGGCGATCTGCCCGACCAGTTGCGCGCTGGCGATTGCCTCGTCTTCAACGACACCCGCGTCATTCCCGCCCGGCTCGACGGCCGGCGTGGAGACGCGAAGATCGGCGCGACGCTGCACAAGCGCGAAGGGGCGCGACGCTGGCGCGCCTTCATCCGCAACGCCAAGCGACTGCGTGACGGCGACGCGATCGACTTCGGTAATGGTGTCACCGCTACCGCATCGGACCGTGCCGAGGACGGCAGCTTCGCGCTCGATTTCGCCGGTGACGAACCGGTCGAACTGCTGCTCGAGCGCGCCGGCCGGATGCCTTTGCCGCCCTATATCGCGGCCAAGCGGCCGACGGACGCACAGGACGCCGACGATTACCAGACGATGTTCGCCGCCGAGCCCGGCGCCGTCGCCGCGCCGACCGCCGCGCTGCACTTCACGCCGGACTTGATCGCCGCGCTCGATAAGGCAGGCGTCTCGCACGAGATGCTGACACTGCATGTCGGTGCCGGCACCTTCCTGCCCGTCAAGGCCGACGATACCGCCGATCACCGCATGCATGCCGAATGGGGCCGGATCGACGCCGCGACCGCCGACCGCCTGAACGCCGTCCGCGCCCGCGGGGGTCGCGTCATCGCCATCGGCACCACCTCGCTCCGCCTGATCGAGAGCGCGACGGGTGAGGATGGCGTCATCCGACCGCTCGCGGGCGATACATCGATCTTCATCACGCCCGGCTACGTGTTCAGGGGTATCGACGGACTGCTGACGAACTTCCATCTGCCCAAATCGACACTGTTCATGCTGGTATCGGCGCTGATGGGGCGGGAGCGGATGCAGGCAGCCTATGCGCATGCGATCGATCGGGGGTATCGCTTCTATTCCTACGGCGACGCTTCGCTGCTGATCCCTTGA
- a CDS encoding AAA family ATPase, translated as MFASTGIDGLDDILNGGLTPERLYLVEGTPGTGKTTLGLGFLLTGAAAGQTGLYITLAETEVELRAVADTHGWTLDPITIFEMVPADGLGGDHEQTLLHPSEVELGETVRAIMARVDEIRPARVVIDSLSELRLLAQSPVRYRRQILALKHYFSTRQCTVLVLDDKSASGGDLQLHSIAHGVISLEQTLSGFGAQRRRMHVVKMRGVRFRGGYHDFEIERGGLCVYPRLVASEHHDDGEMPFVSTGSPAFDALLGGGLVTGTATLLTGPAGVGKTTATVQCMVAALKRGDPASYFLFDERAATLKARSKALGMDLQPFIDSRQLTLRAIDPAELSPGEFAATVRAAVEQDGARMIVVDSLNAYLQSMPSEQFLILQMHELLTYLGQRGVVSMLILGMHGIMGDVRADVDLSYLADTAVQLRYFEAFGEVRQAISVIKTRTARHERMIREFRIEEAGLTFGEPLKEFRGVLTGVPTFQGEGVALLASHDAIPVGDRGDDIVT; from the coding sequence GTGTTCGCGTCCACCGGCATCGACGGGCTGGATGACATCCTCAACGGGGGTTTGACGCCCGAGCGGCTTTATCTGGTCGAGGGAACGCCCGGCACCGGCAAGACCACGCTGGGTCTCGGTTTCCTGTTGACCGGGGCCGCTGCCGGTCAGACCGGCCTGTATATCACGCTCGCCGAGACCGAAGTGGAACTGCGGGCGGTCGCCGACACGCATGGCTGGACGCTCGATCCGATCACGATCTTCGAGATGGTACCTGCGGACGGGCTGGGTGGCGATCACGAACAGACGCTGCTGCACCCCAGCGAGGTCGAACTCGGCGAAACGGTACGGGCGATCATGGCCAGGGTGGACGAGATCCGGCCGGCCCGCGTCGTCATCGACAGTCTGTCCGAGTTGCGGCTGCTGGCGCAAAGTCCGGTGCGTTATCGCCGGCAGATCCTGGCGCTGAAGCATTATTTCTCGACCCGCCAGTGCACCGTGCTGGTCCTCGACGACAAGAGCGCCTCGGGTGGCGACTTGCAATTGCACAGCATCGCGCATGGCGTCATCTCGCTGGAACAGACGCTGTCGGGTTTTGGGGCGCAGCGTCGCCGCATGCATGTGGTCAAGATGCGCGGCGTGCGCTTCCGCGGCGGTTATCACGATTTCGAGATCGAACGCGGCGGCCTGTGCGTCTATCCGCGGCTGGTGGCGTCGGAACATCACGATGATGGCGAGATGCCGTTCGTGTCTACGGGTTCACCGGCGTTCGATGCGCTGCTGGGCGGCGGCCTCGTCACCGGCACCGCGACGCTGCTGACCGGTCCGGCGGGCGTCGGTAAAACTACTGCAACGGTCCAATGCATGGTCGCCGCCCTGAAACGCGGCGATCCGGCGTCCTATTTCCTGTTCGACGAACGGGCGGCGACATTAAAGGCGCGATCGAAGGCGCTTGGCATGGATTTGCAGCCATTCATCGATTCGAGACAATTGACGCTGCGGGCGATCGATCCTGCGGAGCTGTCGCCAGGCGAATTCGCCGCGACCGTGCGCGCTGCGGTGGAGCAGGACGGCGCGCGAATGATCGTGGTCGACAGCCTCAATGCGTACCTGCAGTCGATGCCGAGCGAGCAGTTCCTAATCCTTCAGATGCACGAGTTACTGACCTATCTGGGCCAGCGCGGCGTGGTGTCGATGCTGATCTTGGGAATGCACGGCATCATGGGCGACGTGCGCGCCGACGTCGATCTCAGCTATCTCGCAGACACTGCGGTCCAGTTGCGCTATTTCGAGGCGTTCGGTGAGGTACGCCAGGCGATATCGGTCATTAAGACACGAACCGCGCGTCATGAACGGATGATCCGCGAATTCCGGATTGAGGAGGCGGGCCTGACGTTTGGCGAACCGCTGAAGGAGTTCCGTGGCGTGCTGACCGGCGTGCCGACGTTCCAGGGCGAAGGCGTTGCACTGCTGGCGTCGCACGATGCCATACCCGTGGGCGATCGTGGCGACGATATCGTCACCTGA
- a CDS encoding response regulator, translating to MDGAVLILAPRGRDAAVAADLLRRGGIRADVVADLPALMAALSNDVAAVLITEEALAAEDRSPLIAWVAAQPTWSDLPFVVLANGARGPRSAAASERVGDLGNVVLLERPLHAEAMLGAIRSAIKARTRQYEVRWAASMLEAAVKQRTAELEAARGSLEFALDAAGMGSWDLDLASGTIQRSLRHDEIFGYAEPQPEWSIERMLSHVDPRQRDAIAAAFENALVIGTLDIECPIRGADGSQRWITKKGRIRFDSADQPVRMTGVVTDITTRKEADVQLAQAQKMDAIGQLTGGVAHDFNNLLTPIVGSLDMVRRRHLDDERTQRMVGGALQAAERAATLTQRLLAFARRQALQPKAVDIGALIDGMVDLIRRSLGPTIKVVLEVPPSLPPARVDPNQLELALLNLAINARDAMPGGGQLTITVADASLTRRNAIGLDAGRYVRILAGDTGVGMDQATLARATEPFFSTKGVGKGTGLGLSMIHGLAAQSGGTLTLASEPGQGTSVELWLPATQDEPTVIADRRSEPMQARRAARILLVDDEDIVRLATADMLRDIGYQVVEVSSGSQALTVIRSGAEVDLLVTDYLMPGMTGAALIGELRGRGHALPMLLITGYAATGTDVPSDVPRLAKPFRQVDLAAQVDDLLHVATDRSKGLRIVR from the coding sequence ATGGACGGGGCCGTCCTGATCCTAGCTCCCCGCGGACGCGATGCGGCGGTGGCGGCCGACCTGCTACGGCGTGGCGGCATTCGGGCGGACGTCGTCGCCGATCTGCCCGCCCTGATGGCGGCATTGTCGAACGACGTCGCAGCCGTGCTCATCACCGAAGAAGCGCTCGCGGCAGAGGATCGGTCACCGTTGATCGCCTGGGTGGCGGCGCAACCCACCTGGTCGGACCTGCCGTTCGTTGTGCTCGCCAATGGTGCGCGTGGCCCCCGATCCGCAGCGGCATCGGAACGGGTCGGCGACCTTGGCAACGTCGTGCTGCTGGAACGCCCGCTGCATGCCGAGGCGATGCTCGGTGCGATCCGGTCGGCGATCAAGGCGCGAACGCGGCAATACGAAGTCCGCTGGGCAGCCTCGATGCTGGAAGCAGCGGTGAAGCAGCGGACCGCGGAGCTGGAGGCGGCGCGCGGCAGTCTGGAATTTGCGCTCGATGCCGCTGGCATGGGCAGTTGGGACCTCGACCTCGCCAGCGGCACAATACAGCGCAGCCTTCGCCACGACGAGATCTTCGGCTATGCCGAGCCGCAGCCGGAATGGTCGATCGAGCGGATGCTGTCGCATGTCGACCCCCGCCAGCGCGATGCGATCGCCGCCGCATTCGAAAACGCTCTCGTTATCGGCACGCTCGATATCGAATGCCCGATCCGTGGGGCGGATGGCAGCCAGCGGTGGATCACCAAAAAAGGCCGCATCCGCTTCGACTCGGCAGACCAACCGGTTCGTATGACGGGCGTCGTGACCGACATCACCACCCGCAAAGAGGCCGATGTCCAGCTGGCGCAGGCACAGAAGATGGACGCGATCGGCCAACTCACCGGCGGGGTCGCGCATGATTTCAATAATTTGCTCACGCCGATCGTCGGCAGTCTCGACATGGTCCGCCGCCGTCATCTGGATGACGAGCGCACGCAGCGGATGGTTGGCGGCGCGCTACAGGCGGCGGAGCGCGCGGCGACTTTGACCCAGCGACTGCTAGCATTCGCCCGGCGACAGGCGCTTCAACCCAAAGCGGTTGATATCGGTGCACTGATCGACGGTATGGTCGACCTGATTCGTCGTTCGCTCGGCCCGACGATCAAGGTGGTACTCGAGGTTCCGCCGAGCCTGCCGCCCGCCCGCGTCGATCCCAATCAGCTCGAACTGGCGTTGCTCAACCTCGCGATCAACGCACGCGATGCCATGCCCGGCGGCGGCCAATTGACCATTACGGTCGCCGACGCGTCGCTCACCCGACGCAACGCCATTGGCCTGGATGCCGGGCGTTATGTGCGGATCCTCGCGGGTGACACAGGCGTCGGTATGGATCAGGCGACGCTGGCTCGCGCGACCGAGCCGTTCTTTTCGACCAAGGGCGTCGGCAAGGGCACAGGGCTCGGCCTTTCGATGATTCACGGTCTGGCCGCGCAATCGGGCGGCACATTGACGCTGGCGAGCGAACCCGGTCAGGGCACCAGCGTGGAACTGTGGTTACCCGCGACGCAGGATGAGCCGACAGTCATTGCCGATCGGCGCAGTGAACCGATGCAGGCGCGGCGAGCCGCCCGGATATTGCTCGTCGACGATGAGGACATCGTCCGTTTGGCGACCGCCGACATGCTGCGCGATATCGGCTATCAGGTGGTCGAGGTATCATCGGGCAGTCAGGCGCTGACGGTGATCCGTAGCGGCGCCGAGGTCGATCTGCTGGTCACCGATTATTTGATGCCAGGTATGACCGGGGCGGCGCTGATCGGCGAGTTGCGCGGCCGCGGCCATGCCTTGCCGATGCTGTTGATCACCGGCTATGCGGCGACCGGAACGGACGTGCCCTCCGACGTACCGCGTCTTGCCAAACCGTTCCGTCAAGTCGATCTTGCGGCACAGGTCGACGACTTGCTGCACGTTGCGACGGACAGGAGCAAGGGACTGCGTATCGTCCGTTGA